In one Lolium rigidum isolate FL_2022 chromosome 3, APGP_CSIRO_Lrig_0.1, whole genome shotgun sequence genomic region, the following are encoded:
- the LOC124699310 gene encoding uncharacterized protein LOC124699310 produces the protein MDHQGQSSGSDSVVLEMDSLLNELKRKLKSLKSSKAQPQEDSFPRIMVAKVGHLRRNVCNSEYDPDHVSIGPYNHPRQLPTQQDKVRSLLTVLSAAEEEEPSMTVEVYLKELACLEDKARRYYANTFDDITSDQFVHMLLLDGCYILSRFASFPAKHTAHAAGATRSSAFAAELEDLAVVRDVFFLAENQIPFFVLEKIGELTVPGGSAHVGKWIADHALELMKAQRYAVAAPAMVPPELTAPENLLHLLHMHLKPQETDALLPTATGKGAADDKPVSSVGRWRTATEYSYAGVNFKSQEMSEKGGVRCILDVKLDSGGGTLEVPRLDIDNETWRLLRNLMELEQRNREAVGSYVTAYCVFMSQLASDKKDVELLSKRGVIVHAHGNDGEVAQHFADLCKGIMFDTSEPKINYLWDIRQKLEKRSRSYPRRWMAWLKRKYFSNPWLAVGLLAAAVGLVCAIVQAVYSVLSYKQGWN, from the exons ATGGATCACCAAG GCCAATCTAGCGGTTCGGATTCCGTCGTTCTAGAGATGGATTCATTGTTGAATGAActcaaaagaaaactaaaatccCTAAAATCCTCCAAGGCGCAGCCACAAGAAGACAGCTTTCCTCGCATCATGGTCGCCAAGGTCGGCCACCTCAGGCGCAACGTCTGCAACAGCGAGTATGATCCTGATCACGTCTCCATCGGCCCGTACAACCACCCTCGGCAACTCCCGACGCAACAGGACAAGGTGAGAAGCCTGCTCACCGTGCTCTCGGCggcggaagaagaagaacccagCATGACGGTGGAGGTCTACCTCAAGGAGCTTGCGTGCCTCGAGGACAAGGCGCGGCGTTATTACGCCAACACATTCGATGACATTACGAGCGACCAATTCGTCCACATGCTCCTGCTCGATGGCTGCTACATACTCTCCCGCTTCGCGAGCTTCCCGGCAAAGCACACTGCGCACGCTGCGGGGGCTACCCGCTCTTCGGCTTTCGCTGCCGAACTCGAAGATTTGGCGGTGGTGCGCGacgtcttcttcctcgcggaGAACCAGATACCGTTCTTCGTCCTTGAGAAGATCGGCGAGCTGACAGTGCCGGGCGGTAGCGCTCATGTGGGTAAATGGATCGCGGATCATGCCCTTGAACTCATGAAGGCACAAAGGTACGCAGTAGCAGCGCCGGCCATGGTGCCTCCCGAGCTGACGGCACCAGAGAATCTCCTCCATCTTCTGCATATGCATTTGAAGCCACAGGAAACGGATGCCCTCTTGCCAACCGCTACAGGAAAAGGCGCCGCCGATGATAAACCTGTGTCGTCGGTGGGCCGGTGGCGCACGGCGACGGAGTACAGCTACGCAGGGGTGAACTTCAAGAGCCAAGAGATGAGCGAAAAGGGGGGCGTGCGCTGCatcctggacgtgaagctggacagcgGCGGCGGCACGCTGGAGGTGCCCCGCCTGGACATCGACAACGAGACGTGGCGGCTGCTGCGCAACCTGATGGAGTTGGAGCAGCGGAACCGGGAGGCGGTGGGGAGCTACGTCACGGCCTACTGCGTGTTCATGTCGCAGCTGGCGAGCGACAAGAAGGACGTGGAGCTGCTGTCTAAGAGAGGGGTCATCGTGCACGCCCACGGCAACGACGGCGAGGTGGCCCAGCACTTCGCCGACCTCTGCAAGGGAATCATGTTCGACACCAGCGAACCCAAGATCAACTACCTGTGGGACATACGCCAGAAGCTGGAAAAAAGGTCCCGGAGCTACCCGCGGAGGTGGATGGCGTGGCTAAAGCGCAAGTACTTCAGCAACCCCTGGCTCGCAGTTGGGCTCCTGGCGGCTGCCGTTGGGCTAGTTTGTGCCATCGTCCAAGCAGTGTACTCTGTTCTGAGTTACAAACAAGGATGGAACTAG